The window ttttgcgTTTTTGAGAAAGCCAAGCAGCTGCTCACTCACCGGGGACCTTTACAGCAGACCAGCACCAGATGGGTGACGAAGTACACTCCGCTGGAAGAGCAACGAGCGAACGTTACAGCAGAGACTCCGCAGAGATTCACTGCCGCCATTTCgtaaaaatatttcacttcCACAAAGTCACAACACTTACTAGGATGCCCAGTACACAGCCTGGTTTCTCTGCACAAAGCTTCTAACAGGCTGGCTGTAAGAAACAGACGCAGGGTTAAaagacgcacagacacacacactcactcacgcgacaacacgcacacacacttacacaaaTGTGAACACGGCCACGATGGCGGTGGTGACGAGGAGCTGGGACGCCAAAATCAAATAAACCTGAAAAGCACGCACACACTGATATTAGAATTACagtaataataatcataataaataaataacaacacaaaacagcttagtttatctttcatttcatgATTTTGTATAAGACCTGAGTGGATACATTTAAAGTTCCTATTTATGTATAAGTGTGTAAATGTAATTGCATAATAGGATATGTAAAATGATGTTAAATTCATCAAAGCTCGCTGGAGCCATGAGTCAGAGGGCTGGAGTCCAAACAACTAATAGTTTGCAGATGAGGGTTTGCTTGCTTTGGGTTAATATATTTTAATAGCACTTTAAACAATATGAGACAAACcatcaacaacaataaaacgGCCACAGCCGGATGTCGGATGGTTTGTACATTCATCTGTTCATATTCAGACAGCAATTTTCCATAATGACTAATTAGAACTAATATGATACAAAAAGCACAGAGGAAGACGCCCAGAGTCGCAGCTAAACGCCGGAACAGATTACTGCAGCTTTGAGTCTGCTCAAAGGCTCCTCAAACCTGCCCCAGGATCGTCTAAAACCCACTTTAAACCAAGAAAAACCAATAAATCTGAGCTTTTTCCAGCAATTATAAAAttccacacatttttttttctcttttttatttcatttgtctcaTTATTAGGCTTCTATTATACAAGCTGGTGAAATAACTGATCATTTTCACTCATATAAATGTGGATATTTGtgtaaaaatcaaaaaagattTTGGCAAGTAGCAATGATTAAACTTCTTCCAACAGGTAAAGTACTGAAAACCCTGACACTGGGAGGATGTatttttctaaaacacaaacaggaaattcaACCTTCTCTGATGCACTTTTATCACTTGTGTCATATTTGAACTTCTGCATTTTAAGTATTGTTAAAAAAGCCAGTTGAGTGTGCTCTGTGAACTTCACCTTTCTGATGAAGGCGTGTCGGATGCTCAGGTCGTCCCAGCCGCTGCCCGCCGCTGCGAACTCATCACCTGCGTGGAATAAACAGAGACCtgatcacagagcagcagcggCCGTCTGGAGGGCTCAAACACAAGAGACGCATCGCTTGAAGTTTAAGAAGGTCCTGAACTGCTTACCGGAGTGCAGCACGTCTGAGGGGATGGTGGGCGGGATGATCGGGGGcatggggcggggcggggtaGCCCGCCCTCGGCTGCCCGCCGGGCTGAGGCTGCCCCGGGTAAGGGCCCGGAGGATAGCCCCCCGGCTGGCCCGGGTACAGGGGGGCATTGGGACCAGCGGGGTAGGGGGCGGCGGGCTGGCCCGGCTGCGGGCCGCCGTAGGAGGGGAAGCCGTACGCCGGGGGCTGAGGGTAGCCCCCACCCTGAGGCCCGTACAGCGGGCCGTGGGAGTCGTCGTACCCTGGAGGGTAGTCCGACCTCGACATGACCACTGTGTGGAGAGAAGCAGGGGAAAACACTTTCAGCTCACATTTTTATGAACAAAACCTGGAGAATATTGACTTTTCCACATTGACAGTTCAAATAATTATCTGTTTTTCAATGTTATCAGATTTAAACCCAAAGTTCTGAAACAGATGCATGTTCAAACAACcttatattttaaaattctATATATAATACATCAATTTGCCCAAAGACCATTAAATACATAGCTGTTAGAagatacaggaaaaaaaacaattttttgagTGAACTGGTGAATATTAGGTCCACATGTCTGATTTAGATGATTTACAGTCACAGCTGTGAGACTTCAAACAAGCTCAGAAGTTCAATATCGGCTCAACAACATGAAGAATATAGAGGATGTTAGCACAGGTGAGCATTTAGCCTTTACCTGATAATCAGTTTATCTTTATAAATTATCAACTGAACTTGTCTTGAGTTGAAACTTTAGTGTTTGAGTTATTGTGACACTCTTCACTTCGCAGTTACAACCACACAACTGAAATTTTTCCAACTTTGGGGTTGAAATGCAACATCTACTTTCTGTGTTTTAGACTCAACAATACATCTTCTGTTAACGTTAGAACAGTTTAGACATTTAGAGTTGGAGTGTATCACAgatttgtgttattttcagaaaatgttggcATAAAAGAGcctgaaacagagagaaaattcTTAATGTGCTATAACTGTGCTCTCCAGAATCTCTGTATAAAGAAATTCAGATCATGCAATATCAAATACATAAAGACTCCTTCGGGTAAATAGAAACAGACAAAGGTTTTGGGCGTATGTGTAATCCTGCTGtgggtgtgtgaatgagtgaactgaacacacacagacacacacaaagttttGCATAAGACACCATATTAATATACTCAAACTACATATCAACgagcagatctgtgtgtgtgtgtgtgtgtgtgtgtgtggtgtgttgtgtgtgtgtgtgtgtgtgtgtgtgtgtgtgtgtgtgttttcttttcaatgtttGCTCAGTTATTTTGAAAGCAGCAGAGCTCTTTTCTCAGTGGGACTTTAGGGGAATACACGCACAGTGAAGGAATTCAAGCACTGGCTCCACCTCCAACTGCCATTACATCAGACACCGAGCTCCAAGCAACAGGACCGAAAACAATCTGTGGAAAATGTGATCGGCACATCTCCAGTCCAGCAGTCCCAGTTCAAGAAGGAGCCGGTCACCGTTCAGACACAGAAAACGTTAAGCAGGGCTTCAGGGTCGAGCGTGCCTCAGAAAGTGGCGGAGTCACTGTGACTGGtgcacagcagaaacacaagacTTCCCACATGTGCTTATCATGAGTGTTTATCTCACCAGAGACACGACAGTAAGTCACTGCGGTTTTGTAACAGATGGACTGAAATGACACTGTAAAAAGTTTGCTTACCTCCGTTTGATCTAATAAATACTACAGTAATTCAAATACTTCCTCACATAAGTCTTACAGTCAGGTGCTGTGCTCTCTATTTATACTGTTATctgataacattaaaaaaagcatcagGTTTTTATTCACTTGATAATATCTGAGGCTGCCACTGATAAAAATAAGCCAGAACATGTCTTTTCTTCCTGATCGACGTTCTGAGTTTTCACACTCCTTCTTGCTGACACCTGACATTTTGCAGCGTGCACGCTGACTGACCACTAAACCattattaaaaagaagaagccaCACTTTCAGGAAGGGATGCTGTTGATTGTCTCTGTGATATTCTGCTGAATGCAGTAAGAGACATTAATAAAGACTACATCTGAAGTCTTGCCTCTACAAACTATCACAACTTCTGGACTTGGCGAATCTAcctttttgactgttttctgatACTTTTTGTTTCTCTTACGTGAAAATATTACACCTTAATATTTACCAAATCTTGCCAGTCCCTCTTAGTAGTATACAGCATCacataaatatttacaactTAAAAATCTGGTTCTTGTGGAGGCTCACCTCCATCTCAATGAATGAAGCAGGTGAGATTGGTTCATCTTCTATCCAAAACCAGTAGAAAAGAGAGCATGTCTCTGGTACTGGGACTTCTCACTGGAAGGAAGCCCATTCTGGTTGCTGTCAACAGTTGAGCTTTTCCTGGTTGCACTAGTCAAAATGTCTGCCCTATAAACACACTGCTTCCACTGAGAGCAGAGGCTGGAAACCTGCAGTTACAGGCTCAAGTTCCAAACTGCATTTCGTAGGAAATCTCTCTGTGCACGTCCACTGTGCAATAATTGCCACTGTCAAAGTAAGTCACATATGTTGGCTTGTTTTTAATCATGACTttcagagactttttttttgttccaaactgtaaaataaattaaagaaacatGGCAGAGCATTTTGAAAGGGCGCACAGACTCCGGCCTGTTTCCAACAAAAGGCCTTTCAGGTGAGAGGCGGGCGGAAAACACGAAACGCGACCCGTGAGAGCCGACAGCACTCACCGGTTCAGCAGACCTCCACCCGGTCCTCCACCCGGTCCGGTCCGTTCACACCGAGCTCACGCGGATCCTAACAGCAGCTCACGAGcggctgtgtgtgagtggtgtgtgtgagagagcaggttgtggggaacttttttttttcccagagcaGCGCTTCGCAGATGTGAAGCAGCAGTCAAATGCAGCTGAAAGACGCCTTTCCTGGAAACAGGCAGCGCAGGGTGGAGTCCGCAGGAATCTGTCACACACGCGCAcgcccagcctccacccgcGAGCTGACTCACTACAGCAGGCCGACACGCCTCGAGCTCATAAAGGAGCATTACAGCTGCAGAGTGCTCCTCACATCTACATTTAGCCGCTTtttcccctccatcctcccagcagcagggcGGGAGGGGAGACACCGGGAGCCCCCCCCCGTCAGAGACTGGTGTATTTCTCATTCTTCATTTTGCACAGCGCATTGTTTCCATAGCTCTGTGGCTCCTTGGTACACACGTGATCGTATCAgttgtgcaaaacaaaaaccacaccaTTTTCACACTGTCATTTATTACACCGTGCCacattatttcagttttttccagAGTGAAAAACGTGCTCTCAAGCAAACTCCAAGACCaaaagtgtatttttgtgtgtataCACCCCGTTAAAAATACAGATACAAGCGGCATATACACATTTGTTTACCATCACTTCCAGCAAAATAGGTGATTCTGCCAAGAAACAAATGGAGTTTCCATAGTGTGGGCTTTGTACTGATACTCCAGTGTGGTTATTTCTCACTTTCTTGAGAAACTGGTGACTTTGAAATTCCTtgtatgtgtgactgtgtgggTCTGTCTCTtagtttgtcctgtgatggactgactgcCAGTCCAGGGTgttcctgccttcacccacagggattggctccagcaccctgcagcCCTGGGTTACACAAATCAGCATACAAGACGGGTGTATGAATGATTTTTACAATGTTATTTTGTGACAGCTACAGGAAGCCACTGCAGACAGACATTGTGATCATTTCAGTAGTATTTagagtgtttttattgataCAATTCCAAAAGGCTCAAATGACTTGTGCAAAATTGAACTatgcaaacagagagagaaaaaagtgctTACTCCtgtgattattttgttttgcaggagTATAATGGAAACTGTCTGACCTACTCATTGTCTTCTGTTATGCTTTGTAAAGTACACAGCTATCCATGTTCATTAGCTCTGACAAACTTAAAACGACAGCCGCACATCCGCTAAGATGATTATGTTACCCTTCCcaacatttaaaacattgtttgtATTGAGCCGTCCTCATTCAGAACTAAACAGAAAACTGGTTTTAGTAGATTTCATTCACAAATAAAGAAGATGTACAAATAAATTGATAACACATTCATCTTTTCAATTTCACAACAATTTTGAAGGGACAGTAATGCAGTAAAGTGTGAGGTGTTTTGACATAAATTGAATTTCtctgtattaaaataaaaagactttGCTTTAGATTATTCACGCTTTAGTTTTAACAAATCAGCAACAATCCTATTCAACCACATAATGAACAGACATGTAAAGCGGGAATTTGAACCACTTGCGGTGCTGGTGTCTGTCGGCTCAGATAAATTTGAGGACGACTTTCTTTGTTAGAGTGTATTTGGGCTNNNNNNNNNNNNNACGTTTAGCTGGGTTCGAGGCCCACTGTGGCGCCATAAGCAAGGCCCTTAACCCTGAATCGCGTCAGAATTACATAACCTGGGGTGGTGACCCCACAAGGGACCCGCCGAAAGATATACAAAAATAATATTTCAACGGTAGGTTAAGGACACATGACATCTGCTTTAACCAAGTCCTGAATGAAACTgcattcacagcagcagcaacggTTGTGGAAAGTCCCACTCCTCGGACGGGAGGATTCACATGACGACaagaaacagcaaaacaatccacaaaaaaagaaagaatgctGTATACACTCCACATTATGtatcactgctgtgttttgtaGGTGGAAAGTTGTAGGCTTAAGCtattaaaatcagttttttcaTCTTAACTATGATAAAATGAGTTGTTGCTATAGAATGCATCACATCATTTAGAAGCACTATTCTTTATTTGGATGTCCAAAATCTgatttttcagtgaaatcagATTGGCTCTCAGAGTTTGATTTTGATCCGGTTTATTTTAGAAGTTAAAACTCTCACACTGTCCAGTTAATCGTGAAAAGGCTACTAAGCTTAAACTTAGAAAACTCTAAATGTGAACTTTTACATCTAAAGTGCCAAGAATAGTCAGCaggagatttcttttttttaatttgtgaaatATGCCGACGCTTAAACTTTAAGTCTCATATCAGAACTGgatcaaaataacatttttgcCAAAGATGGCATGGATATAgcaaaataacttaaaaatgagaacatttaaaaTGCCAAACATTATAGAGTGTCATCCTCATCTTTGGTTCCACGTCATCAAACTAGAAGTGTTGTCTGCACACTATTTGTCTTCTTTAATTTTACCTTAAATCATGACTGAtggtgaaaaatgttttcaaacatttccataAAGGCGGGTTTTGGTGCGTTCTTGCGTGTGATATTCATGTTGGAATCTGTCTTCAGTTCTCTTCTCCTTGTTGTGCCAGTGTGTGTAAAACCGAAACTGAAGTCAAACTCATGAGAAGTACCTCAGACCACATGT of the Salarias fasciatus chromosome 18, fSalaFa1.1, whole genome shotgun sequence genome contains:
- the LOC115406071 gene encoding LOW QUALITY PROTEIN: protein lifeguard 3-like (The sequence of the model RefSeq protein was modified relative to this genomic sequence to represent the inferred CDS: inserted 2 bases in 1 codon), which produces MSRSDYPPGYDDSHGPLYGPQGGGYPQPPAYGFPSYGGPQPGQPAAPYPAGPNAPLYPGQPGGYPPGPYPGQPQPGGQPRAGYPAPXPMPPIIPPTIPSDVLHSGDEFAAAGSGWDDLSIRHAFIRKVYLILASQLLVTTAIVAVFTFVQPVRSFVQRNQAVYWASYGVYFVTHLVLVCCKGPRRKFPWNVILLFIFTLALSYMTGSVSSYYDTKAVFLALGITAVVCIAVTVFCFQTKVDFTKCRGLFCVLGIVMFVTGIITIIVLSFKYIPWLHMLYAALGAIVFTLFLAYHTQLLIGNRKYSISPEEYVFAALSIYTDIIQIFLFLLQIIGASTK